Within Candidatus Omnitrophota bacterium, the genomic segment CCTGTTTATTTGGATATATCCGTCTTCCATCGGCTGCCGCAATGTTTCCAGACAGCCGCGTTTGAACTCCGGGAGCTCATCCAGAAAAAGTATGCCCAGGTGCGCCAGGCTTATTTCTCCCGGCTGGGGGATGGCGCCTCCGCCGGCCATACCCGCTTCCGAGATCGTATGGTGCGGGCAGCGAAAAGGCCTGGTGGCAATAAGCCCGGAGTTAGCCGATAATTTACCGGCTGCCGAATGTATCCGGGTTATTTCCAGGGATTCTTCCAGTGTTAGATCGGGCAAGATGGTCGGGATCCTTTTAGCCAGCATGGTTTTTCCGGATCCCGGCGGCCCGATCATCAGGATGTTGTGATTGCCGCATACAGCTACCTCCAGGGCTCTTTTAGCCGCCAGCTGGCCTTTTATTTCGGAGATGTCAACAGGATAATTTCCCTGCGACGAGAATACGTCTTTAATATCTATTATGTATGGATGGAATGCCCGCGGGGTATTCAGTAATTCCACCGTTTCATTCAGTGTTGTTACCGGCCATGCGGAAATAGAGGATATCATTCCCGCTTCTTTGGCATTGGCCTCCGGGAGAATAATGTCCTTGATCTTGTGTTTGGCCATTGCCAGGCTTATGGGAAGAATGCCCCGGCAAGGCCGCACGCATCCGCCTAAAGAGAGTTCGCCGATAATGCAGTAATCCTTTAAGTTTTGGCCGTCTATCTGATTAGAAGCGCATAATATCCCCAGGGCTATGGCTAAGTCAAATCCCGGCCCTTCTTTGCGGATGTATGAAGGGGAAAGGCTGATGGTTATCCGTTCTGCCGGCCAGCGGTACCCGCAGTTCTTGAGTGCTGTTTTTACCCTGCCGTAGCTCTCCTTTATTGAGGCATCCACTAAGCCTATTATGTTTATAGCGGGTAAGCCTTGTGTCACATCTACTTCAACTTCAACGGGATAAGCGTCTATTCCAAATAACCCAAAGGTGAGTATTTTAGCCAACATAGCCCCTCCTTGATGTTCAGCCCGGGATAAGTTCGCGCAAATGAGTTATAATGAGTTATATCGTTCCCAAAATGGCTAATAATAGCTCTATAACTCATGCGCTCACTTATAATAGACGTAAAATGCGGTGAAATCTAACAGGGGTGTTTATGCATTAAGGAAAGGCTTGCTTTTTACCTTCGCTATTATATAATGTAAAAAAGCGATAAATATAAAATGAAAGAATTAAAAGGAATACTCATAGCGTTGTTGGTGGGCATTACTGCCTTTAGCGGGTACAAGTATATTCTATTCCTTAAAGAGAAGAATGATTTGACCGTAGAGCTGGTTAATGTCACCAGCCGCGTGTCGGATTTGGAAACCGAAAAAAAAGTCTTAAAAGCCGACTTGGATAAATCCCGGCAGCTGCAAAGCGAGCTTTCTCTGGAAAATCAGGGGTTAAAGAATGACCTCCAGGCCGGCCAGGAGAAAATGGCCCAATTAAGCGCCGACCTTTTGTCTTCGCAGAGGTCCATTGAGGAATTAAGCGGACGTTTCTCGGAGATGGAGGTGGAGAATCTGGCGGCTAAAGAACGGATAGACAACCTTCAATTAGAGGTAACCCG encodes:
- a CDS encoding YifB family Mg chelatase-like AAA ATPase translates to MLAKILTFGLFGIDAYPVEVEVDVTQGLPAINIIGLVDASIKESYGRVKTALKNCGYRWPAERITISLSPSYIRKEGPGFDLAIALGILCASNQIDGQNLKDYCIIGELSLGGCVRPCRGILPISLAMAKHKIKDIILPEANAKEAGMISSISAWPVTTLNETVELLNTPRAFHPYIIDIKDVFSSQGNYPVDISEIKGQLAAKRALEVAVCGNHNILMIGPPGSGKTMLAKRIPTILPDLTLEESLEITRIHSAAGKLSANSGLIATRPFRCPHHTISEAGMAGGGAIPQPGEISLAHLGILFLDELPEFKRGCLETLRQPMEDGYIQINRAARYFIFPTSFMLICAMNPCPCGFLTDPRKPCRCNTTKVQNYRSKISGPLLDRLDIHIDVPAIKYQELAHNLPAESSAAVKARVNKTRMVQRERLKNAGILCNGQMSHKQIREYCILGREENELLKAAMNELNLSARAYDRILKVSRTIADMAECGDIETGHISEAIQYRSLDRNLFF